Within the Pseudomonas mendocina genome, the region CGCCCTCTAAAAGGACGGATACGTGAGCGAAGCATCCACCCCGAAGACGCCAGAAGAAAAACCGGCCAGCGAAGCCGTGAAGACCACGCCAACCCCCCCGCCTACCCAGGCATCTCGCAGTGGTGGCGGCAGCGCTCTTGCCGCATTGGCCTTGCTGATCGGCCTGGCGGGCGCAGGTGCCGGCGGCTGGAGCCTCTGGCAACTGCATGAAATGCAGGGTAGGGATCAGCAGCAGGCTGATGCTCTACAGAGTACCCGCGACGATACTGCGAAGAATGTGAAGGATATGGCCCAGCGCCTGGATTCGCGTTTGTCCGCGTTGCCCAGCGCCGCCGAGCTGGACGAGCGCCGCCGTCTGCTGGCCAACCTGCAGAGCGATCAGCAGCGCCTGAGCCAGCGTCTGGAAAGCGTGCTCGACGGCAGCCGCCAGGATTGGCGCCTGGATGAGGCCGAGCACCTGCTGCGCCTGGCAACCTTGCGCTTGTCGGCATTGCAGGACGTGGCCAGTGCCGAGGCGCTGGTATCTGCGGCTGACGACATCCTTCGTGAGCAGGACGATCCAGCCGCCTTCGCTGCCCGTGAGCAGCTCAGTCGCAGCCTTGAAGCGCTGCGCACCACGGCGCGGCCGGATCGCGTCGGACTGTTCCTGCAACTGGGCGCCCTGCGTGAGCAGGCTGCCACGCTCAATCCCCTGGCGCCGACCTTCGAGGGGCAGGGCGATGTGCTCTCGGATCTGGCCGCCGAAGGCGATGGCAGCGCCTGGTGGAGCGAATGGGCGAAAAAGCTTTCCGACTATTTCCGTATCGAGTTCGACGCTGATCGCAACGTGCGACCACTGCTTTCCGGACAGAGCCTGTCGCAGGTTCGCCTGAGCCTTTCGCTGGCGCTGGAGCAGGCGCAGTGGGCTGCGTTGCACGGGCAGACCGGTGTTTACCGGCAGTCGCTGAAGCAGGCCGAGGAAATCCTCGACGCGCACTTCAACCTGGATAATCCGGATAGTCGCGCGCTGCGCCAGCGCTTCAGTGAGCTGGCCGACGCCAGTGTCGAGGTCAAGGTGCCGGATCTGAGCGAGTCGCTCGATGCACTGCAGGCCTACCTGCAACGCAAGCAGGCGCAACGTCGGCAGGGGGCCGCAGCGGCCGGGGAGGCGCAATGAAACGCCTCATCTGGCTTCTGCTATTGCTGGCCATCGCTGTCGGGCTTTACCTGCTCAGCCTGGCCATCGAGGCTGACCGCGGCTACGTGCTGTTCGCCTACAAGGGCTTCCGTTACCAGTCCGGCCTGTGGGCATTCCTTGGCCTGTTGGTGGTCGTGGTGGTGCTCTACTACCTGATCAAGTGGACGTTGCGTCTGTTGCTTAGCTCGACGCGTCTGGCCAACCCCTGGTCGCGCCTGCATCGGACTCGCCGTGTACGACAGGCTTCCGAGCAAGGCATGCTGGATCTCGCCGAAGGCCGCTGGGCCCGTGCACAGCGCCAGCTGACCCGCGCCGCCGAAGCCGACAGCCAGCCGCTGATGTATTACCTCGGCGCTGCCCGGGCAGCCAACAAGCTTGGCGAATATGAGCAGAGCGATGCGTTGCTCGAACGCGCACTTAACAAGCAGCCGCAGGCCGAGCTGGCGATAGCTCTGACCCACGCCGAGTTGCAGCGCAGCCGTGGCGACAGTGATGCGGCGCTGGAAACCCTGCAGGCAATGCGTGAGCGCCACCCAGGCCATCACCTGGTACTGCGGCAATTGCAGCGTCTGTATTTGCAGCGCCAGGACTGGTCGGCACTGCTCGGCCTGCTCCCGGAGTTGCGCAAGGAAAAGGCGTTGCCGGCCGCAGAGCTTGACGAACTGGAACGCGAAACCTGGCGTGGTCGCCTGGCAGAAGTCGGCGAGTATGGATTGGCGCAGGGAGAAACCGCCCTGCAACCATTGAGCAAGGCCTGGAACCAGTTGTCGGTCAGCCTGCGCAACGAGCCAGAACTGATCGCCACCTATGTCGAACAACTGCGTCGCCTGGGCGCGCAGGAAGAGGCGGAAGAAGTGCTGCGCAGTGCGCTAAAGCGCAGTTACGACAGCCGTCTGGCGCGTTTCTATGGTGTGCTGCGCGGCGCCGATCCGGCGCGTCAGCTGCAGACGGCCGAGCTCTGGCTGAAGCAGCATCCTCAGGACCCGGCGCTACTGCTGACCCTCGGGCGCCTGTGCCTGCAGAACCAGCTTTGGGGCAAGGCGCGTGACTATTTCGAAACCAGCCTCAAGCTCGAACGTCATCCCGAGACCTGTGCCGAACTGGCGCGTTTGCTGGCGCAACTGGGGGAACTCGAACGCAGCAACCAGCTGCTGCTGGAGAGTTTGGGCCTGTTGCATCAAGGGCTGCCGCCGCTGCCGCAACCGCAGGGCGCCACAGCCTGAATGGATGCGGCCGATTGCCGCGGCAGGCCTGCCGTGCGGACGGAGGGGCGTTCCGGCATGATGAACAGCCTGTAATGAGCTGCGGGGCGCCTTGAAAGGCGCCCTCGCTTTCCTCTACCGTACGGCCCTCGATTTCCCTTCCGGAGCCACCATGCACTTGGCCAGCCCGCGTCCCCTGTTTTTCCTGGCATTCATCGGCTGCGTACTGCTCATGGCAGTGGCTCTGTATCTGGAACACGTGGTGGGGCTTGAACCCTGCCCGCTGTGCATCGTCCAGCGTATCTGCGTGATCGGCTTCGGTCTGACCTGTCTAGTGGCGGCCATTCATGGTCCGGCGCGCGGCGGTCAGCGTGTCTATTCGTTGCTGGCACTGCTGTTCGCTTTCGGCGGGGCGGCGACCGCTGGCCGGCAGATCTGGCTGCAAAGCGTGCCGCCTGAGCAACTGGAGGCTTGCCTGCCAGGCCTCGAATATATGATTGAGGCATTCCCGCTGCAGGAAATCGTCAGTAAGGTCTTCCGCGGCACTGCGGACTGTGCAGAAGTCAATTGGACGCTGTTCGGCATGAGCATTCCCGAATGGAGCCTGCTTGGCTTCATCGGCATGCTCGCCTTCTGCCTGCTCCAGTTGCTGCGTCGCAACTGAGAATGCGAATTGCATGAAGCCACGCTGCTCGTGGCTTCTCGATTAAACGCTCGTATGAAATTTTCTCGTGGCTATGCCTTGATGGTGTGTGCCCGCGGGCATAATCTGGCTCGCACGCACCGCCGGAAAAACGCCATTTTGCGGTTGCCTTCCCAAGACCAAGCATCGATTGACAAAAAATCGTCGGGAATGAATTTAAACGTCGCGCAGCGATAGCCCGAAGGCTGGCCGCCAAGGAGCAGCCATAAAGAACGTCTCGGGAGCGGACGTATAACAGGCATTATCGATAAGGGAAGCGAGGTTCATCATGCTCGAGAAATGTCGGAACGCACAGGAACGTTGGGGCGGGGTTCACCAATTGATCGATCGCTGGCTGGGTGAGCGCCGCGAACTGGTGTTGGCCTATACCGCCCTCACCAAGGCGCCGCAGGCTCCGGCCATCAATTGTGAGTCCCTGCAGGGCTTCTGCGAATTGCTGGTTGACTATGTCTCGGCCGGCCACTTCGAGGTCTACGAGCAGCTCACCAGCGAGGCCAAGGCTTTCAATGACCAGCGTGGTCTGGAGTTGGCCAAGCAGATCTATCCGCGCATCGAAGCCATCACCGAGGTCGCGCTGGCCTTCAATGATCGCTGTGACAATGGTGACAGCCGCGACAATGCCTCACTGGTAGCCGAGCTCAATCGTCTGGGCCAGCTGTTGCACGAACGTTTCGAGCTGGAAGATTGCCTGATCGAGGTGTTGCACAACGCCCATCAGGAACAGGCCGCCGAGGCGCTCTGACCGCTCGATGTCAAAAAAGCCTGGGTCTGGCGCCCGGGCTTTTGATTGTGGACCGCGGCGTCGCTCAGTCGGCCACGTCCAGCAGGCGTAGATCGAACACCAGCGGTGCATAGGGCGGTATCAGATCTCCTGCGCCGTCTTCCCCATACGCCTGATCCGACGGAATCACCAAGCGCCAGTGCGCGCCCTTTGGCATCTGCAGCAACGCACTGCGCCAGCCGGAGATCAGACTGTCCAGACGAAACCACTGTGGCGTGCTGCTCTCGTCGAACACGCTGCCGTCGGCCAGTTCTCCGCGATAACTCACCTGCACCCGGCTGCGAGCGGTAGGCTTGGGGCCACTGCCAGGGCTCAGTTCGGTTATCAGAACGCCATTGGCCAGCGCTCGCACGTTGGGGCGTCGACTTTCCCCAGCGAGAAAGCGTTGTTCCGCTTCGATGGCCTTGGTATGGCGCTGTGGCGACGCTTCGATACGCGCCTCGTGCTCATCGAGCAGTTGCTCGATACGGCCTGCCTCGAGGCGCAGTGGCTTGCCCTCGTAGGCCTGGCGCAAGCCTTCGAGTAGTTCGCTCAGTGGCAGGTCGGGCACTTCTTCGTGCAGGCGCTCGCCAAGGCGTACGCCGAGGCTGTAGGCCAGGTCCTGCTGGTGCTGGTCGGCCTGCACGCCCAAGCTGCAGCAGAGCGCGAAGGCGGCGAGTACGGCGCGGCTCATGACGATGTCTCCCGATGAATATGCCGGCGATTATGCCAGGCAAGCGGTACCCGCGCTGTGATCGCCAAAAGGCCTATGGCGAGGCGTCTCGCCTGGGTCTAGTATGGGCGCATCCACATCCGCCTGGAGGCGCGCCATGTCGGCCAAGAAGAAGTCCGTGACCACACCGTTGCACCTGTTGCACCAACTGTCTGCCAGCCTGCTCGAACATCTGGAAAATGCCTGCTCGCAAGCGCTGATCGACGCCGAGAAACTGCTCGCCAAACTGGAGAAGCAGCGCGGCAAGGCTCAGGAGAAACTGCACAAGGCCCGCAGCAAACTGCAGGACGCCGCTGTTGCCGGCAAGGCCAAGGCGCAAGCCAAGGCCAAGGATGCCGTCGCTGAGCTGGAAGAGTTGCTCGATGCGCTCAAGGCCAGTCAGAGCGAAACCCGTGGCTACATCGCCCAACTCAAGCGTGACGCTCAGGAAAGCCTGAAGTTGGCGCAGGGCGTTGGCAAAGTGAAGGAAGCCGCCAGCAAGGCGCTGGATGCACGTGAAGCCAAGGCCGCCGCACCGGCAGCCAAGCCTGCAAGCAAGCCCTCCGCGGCGAAGAAGCCCGCTGCCGCAAAGGCACCAGTTAAGAAGGCCCCGGCCAAGCCCACCGCAGCCAAACCGGCCAGTAAGCCAACCGCCAAGCCAGCCGCGACCAGCAAGCCAGCTGCAAAGCCGGCGGTAGCCAGCAAACCAGCGGCTAAAGCTGCCGCCAGCAAGCCAACAGCGTCCAAACCCGCCGCGCCCAAGCCAGCTGTCAAACCTGCTGCTGCCAAGCCGGCCGCGAAATCTGCCCCAACAAAGGCACCGGCGAAGCCCGCGACGGCCAGTAAACCAGCCGCCAAGCCAGCTGCTACAAAACCAGCAGCCGCTAAACCGGCAACTGCCAAGCCCGCTGCGAAACCCGCTGCCAAGGCTGCGCCTGCCAAACCTGCCAGCACGCCCGCTGTGGCGAAGAAGCCGGCTGCGGCGAAAGCACCTGCGAAGAAGGCTCCGGCGAAGCCCGCTGCAGCCAAGCCAGCCTCCGCACCGGCTGCACCGGCCACCCCGGCGGCGCCCGCCACGCCTGCCGCGAGCGGCGGCAGCGGTACCCCGAGCGCGTCCTAAGGCAGATTGACGGCGTCGCGCAGCACCTGCAGCGCGGCGCTGTCATAGCCGGCCAAGCGAATTAACCATTCCTCTCCATTCGTCTCGCCAGGCCATGTTCCGGCCAGTTTCTGCAGCCGTTCGAGCAGTACCCGTTCGGCCTGCAACTCGAGTTTCTTGATCTGCTCGCGCAGGACGGCCAAGTCGGTGTCCTCGCCTGCTGCCGTGCGCCAGTCGCGTCGTGTCTGGCGCAAGGGCGAGATCACCTCACGCTGCCAGGGTGCTGTCACTTCCGTCAGGGCGCGCAGGCGCTCTTCCAGGCAGCGCACACCGCGCTGCTGCAGCCAGGCGCCAGTTAGCAACAGGCAAACGTCGCTGCCCGTTTCCTGCAATTGCAGGCAGGCCTGCTCCACGCCCGGTTTGGCGTAGAGTTCGAGGGCGAAATTCCACAGATCCTGCACGCGGCCTCCGGGCGATTTGATAGACTCCGCCGCCATTATGATCCGACTCCAGAACCTCACTCTACAGCGTGGTCCGCAACGCCTGCTCGAAGGCGCCGAGCTGACCCTGCACGCCGGTCACAAAGCCGGCCT harbors:
- a CDS encoding FKBP-type peptidyl-prolyl cis-trans isomerase, yielding MSRAVLAAFALCCSLGVQADQHQQDLAYSLGVRLGERLHEEVPDLPLSELLEGLRQAYEGKPLRLEAGRIEQLLDEHEARIEASPQRHTKAIEAEQRFLAGESRRPNVRALANGVLITELSPGSGPKPTARSRVQVSYRGELADGSVFDESSTPQWFRLDSLISGWRSALLQMPKGAHWRLVIPSDQAYGEDGAGDLIPPYAPLVFDLRLLDVAD
- a CDS encoding TIGR02444 family protein — translated: MQDLWNFALELYAKPGVEQACLQLQETGSDVCLLLTGAWLQQRGVRCLEERLRALTEVTAPWQREVISPLRQTRRDWRTAAGEDTDLAVLREQIKKLELQAERVLLERLQKLAGTWPGETNGEEWLIRLAGYDSAALQVLRDAVNLP
- a CDS encoding Rsd/AlgQ family anti-sigma factor codes for the protein MLEKCRNAQERWGGVHQLIDRWLGERRELVLAYTALTKAPQAPAINCESLQGFCELLVDYVSAGHFEVYEQLTSEAKAFNDQRGLELAKQIYPRIEAITEVALAFNDRCDNGDSRDNASLVAELNRLGQLLHERFELEDCLIEVLHNAHQEQAAEAL
- a CDS encoding disulfide bond formation protein B yields the protein MHLASPRPLFFLAFIGCVLLMAVALYLEHVVGLEPCPLCIVQRICVIGFGLTCLVAAIHGPARGGQRVYSLLALLFAFGGAATAGRQIWLQSVPPEQLEACLPGLEYMIEAFPLQEIVSKVFRGTADCAEVNWTLFGMSIPEWSLLGFIGMLAFCLLQLLRRN
- a CDS encoding AlgP family protein, producing the protein MSAKKKSVTTPLHLLHQLSASLLEHLENACSQALIDAEKLLAKLEKQRGKAQEKLHKARSKLQDAAVAGKAKAQAKAKDAVAELEELLDALKASQSETRGYIAQLKRDAQESLKLAQGVGKVKEAASKALDAREAKAAAPAAKPASKPSAAKKPAAAKAPVKKAPAKPTAAKPASKPTAKPAATSKPAAKPAVASKPAAKAAASKPTASKPAAPKPAVKPAAAKPAAKSAPTKAPAKPATASKPAAKPAATKPAAAKPATAKPAAKPAAKAAPAKPASTPAVAKKPAAAKAPAKKAPAKPAAAKPASAPAAPATPAAPATPAASGGSGTPSAS
- a CDS encoding heme biosynthesis HemY N-terminal domain-containing protein: MKRLIWLLLLLAIAVGLYLLSLAIEADRGYVLFAYKGFRYQSGLWAFLGLLVVVVVLYYLIKWTLRLLLSSTRLANPWSRLHRTRRVRQASEQGMLDLAEGRWARAQRQLTRAAEADSQPLMYYLGAARAANKLGEYEQSDALLERALNKQPQAELAIALTHAELQRSRGDSDAALETLQAMRERHPGHHLVLRQLQRLYLQRQDWSALLGLLPELRKEKALPAAELDELERETWRGRLAEVGEYGLAQGETALQPLSKAWNQLSVSLRNEPELIATYVEQLRRLGAQEEAEEVLRSALKRSYDSRLARFYGVLRGADPARQLQTAELWLKQHPQDPALLLTLGRLCLQNQLWGKARDYFETSLKLERHPETCAELARLLAQLGELERSNQLLLESLGLLHQGLPPLPQPQGATA
- a CDS encoding uroporphyrinogen-III C-methyltransferase — encoded protein: MSEASTPKTPEEKPASEAVKTTPTPPPTQASRSGGGSALAALALLIGLAGAGAGGWSLWQLHEMQGRDQQQADALQSTRDDTAKNVKDMAQRLDSRLSALPSAAELDERRRLLANLQSDQQRLSQRLESVLDGSRQDWRLDEAEHLLRLATLRLSALQDVASAEALVSAADDILREQDDPAAFAAREQLSRSLEALRTTARPDRVGLFLQLGALREQAATLNPLAPTFEGQGDVLSDLAAEGDGSAWWSEWAKKLSDYFRIEFDADRNVRPLLSGQSLSQVRLSLSLALEQAQWAALHGQTGVYRQSLKQAEEILDAHFNLDNPDSRALRQRFSELADASVEVKVPDLSESLDALQAYLQRKQAQRRQGAAAAGEAQ